In one Meles meles chromosome 17, mMelMel3.1 paternal haplotype, whole genome shotgun sequence genomic region, the following are encoded:
- the LOC123927755 gene encoding T-lymphocyte surface antigen Ly-9-like isoform X3: MSRSSSMAIATVTLAEAGGPDTFHQADTRYRGRMSVVRPGYSLQIGNLSWNDAGPYRAHVNLRGSRITRTQEYRLQVHEQLAQPRVTLSSRVGENGHCIFILTCVADRRRGSVTYSWLPLGPRTVVSHGGSVLSVSSGPGDRALTFTCVVKNPVSNSSSLPVSVPSSCPGPGILGGETVGETVTGLLGDLAILPLELPVGQEVERVTWSSGGLAAVMQRGPGGQPVLAAVTQGLSSRRWHALPHSYSLQIRPLKLQDSGLYRAWITLQSSPINITKDFTLRVYETLQEPNITVSSHIMKDGACYITLICSLQQAADDVQYRWAPLGQGAVMSHGGTTLHVSWRPGASDSYRCTASNPVSQRYSSIPVGPLCSASFLPCSWKKEFLLILILGALQIE, translated from the exons ATGTCCCGTTCCTCCTCCATGGCCATAGCCACCGTAACCTTGGCAGAAGCAGGAGGGCCAGACACCTTccaccaggcagacacccggTACCGGGGTCGTATGAGTGTGGTGAGGCCAGGCTACTCCCTTCAGATCGGCAACCTGAGCTGGAACGACGCGGGGCCCTACCGAGCCCACGTGAACCTGAGGGGCTCCCGCATCACCCGCACCCAGGAGTACCGACTGCAAGTGCACG AGCAGCTGGCCCAGCCCCGTGTCACACTGAGCTCCAGGGTCGGCGAGAATGGACACTGTATCTTCATCCTGACGTGTGTGGCTGACCGCAGAAGAGGCTCTGTGACCTACAGCTGGCTACCTCTGGGACCCCGGACGGTTGTGTCCCATGGAGGGTCTGTCCTCAGTGTTTCCTCAGGGCCCGGGGACAGGGCTCTGACCTTCACCTGTGTGGTCAAGAACCCAGTCAGTAACAGCAGCTCGCTCCCCGTCTCAGTGCCGTCCTCGTGTCCAG GGCCAGGAATCCTGGGAGGGGAGACCGTGGGGGAGACAGTGACCGGTCTCCTCGGGGACTTGGCCATTTTGCCCCTGGAGCTCCCGGTTGGGCAGGAAGTGGAAAGGGTCACCTGGAGCTCTGGAGGGCTTGCTGCCGTGATGCAACGAGGGCCAGGAGGCCAGCCCGTCCTGGCTGCGGTGACTCAGGGACTGAGCAGCAGACGGTGGCATGCCCTCCCCCACAGCTACTCTCTTCAGATCAGGCCCCTGAAGCTGCAGGACTCCGGCCTCTACAGAGCCTGGATCACCCTGCAGAGTTCCCCAATCAACATCACCAAGGATTTCACCCTGCGTGTCTATG AGACGCTGCAGGAGCCCAATATCACTGTGAGCTCCCACATCATGAAGGATGGGGCCTGCTACATCACTCTGATCTGCTCCCTGCAACAGGCTGCAGACGACGTTCAGTACAGATGGGCGCCCCTCGGCCAGGGGGCAGTGATGTCCCATGGAGGAACCACTCTCCACGTCTCCTGGAGACCGGGGGCCAGCGACAGCTATCGCTGCACAGCCAGCAACCCGGTCAGCCAGAGATACAGCTCCATCCCAGTTGGGCCGCTCTGCTCAG CCTCCTTCCTACCCTGTTCCTGGAAGAAggaatttcttctcattttgatCCTGGGAGCTTTGCAGATTGAGTAG
- the LOC123927755 gene encoding SLAM family member 9-like isoform X1, which produces MPFKTTMGLSLSGFLLLLGLFTGTGVSGQDPDLVTVTGTLGGSVTLPLQLQAGELVESISWMSRSSSMAIATVTLAEAGGPDTFHQADTRYRGRMSVVRPGYSLQIGNLSWNDAGPYRAHVNLRGSRITRTQEYRLQVHEQLAQPRVTLSSRVGENGHCIFILTCVADRRRGSVTYSWLPLGPRTVVSHGGSVLSVSSGPGDRALTFTCVVKNPVSNSSSLPVSVPSSCPGPGILGGETVGETVTGLLGDLAILPLELPVGQEVERVTWSSGGLAAVMQRGPGGQPVLAAVTQGLSSRRWHALPHSYSLQIRPLKLQDSGLYRAWITLQSSPINITKDFTLRVYETLQEPNITVSSHIMKDGACYITLICSLQQAADDVQYRWAPLGQGAVMSHGGTTLHVSWRPGASDSYRCTASNPVSQRYSSIPVGPLCSASFLPCSWKKEFLLILILGALQIE; this is translated from the exons ATGCCATTCAAGACGACTATGGGTCTTTCTCTATCAGGGTTCCTGCTCCTGCTTGGTCTTTTCACGG GGACAGGGGTTTCCGGACAGGACCCAGACCTTGTGACGGTAACTGGGACCCTAGGGGGGTCTGTCACTCTGCCTCTGCAGCTACAGGCTGGAGAGCTGGTGGAGAGCATCTCTTGGATGTCCCGTTCCTCCTCCATGGCCATAGCCACCGTAACCTTGGCAGAAGCAGGAGGGCCAGACACCTTccaccaggcagacacccggTACCGGGGTCGTATGAGTGTGGTGAGGCCAGGCTACTCCCTTCAGATCGGCAACCTGAGCTGGAACGACGCGGGGCCCTACCGAGCCCACGTGAACCTGAGGGGCTCCCGCATCACCCGCACCCAGGAGTACCGACTGCAAGTGCACG AGCAGCTGGCCCAGCCCCGTGTCACACTGAGCTCCAGGGTCGGCGAGAATGGACACTGTATCTTCATCCTGACGTGTGTGGCTGACCGCAGAAGAGGCTCTGTGACCTACAGCTGGCTACCTCTGGGACCCCGGACGGTTGTGTCCCATGGAGGGTCTGTCCTCAGTGTTTCCTCAGGGCCCGGGGACAGGGCTCTGACCTTCACCTGTGTGGTCAAGAACCCAGTCAGTAACAGCAGCTCGCTCCCCGTCTCAGTGCCGTCCTCGTGTCCAG GGCCAGGAATCCTGGGAGGGGAGACCGTGGGGGAGACAGTGACCGGTCTCCTCGGGGACTTGGCCATTTTGCCCCTGGAGCTCCCGGTTGGGCAGGAAGTGGAAAGGGTCACCTGGAGCTCTGGAGGGCTTGCTGCCGTGATGCAACGAGGGCCAGGAGGCCAGCCCGTCCTGGCTGCGGTGACTCAGGGACTGAGCAGCAGACGGTGGCATGCCCTCCCCCACAGCTACTCTCTTCAGATCAGGCCCCTGAAGCTGCAGGACTCCGGCCTCTACAGAGCCTGGATCACCCTGCAGAGTTCCCCAATCAACATCACCAAGGATTTCACCCTGCGTGTCTATG AGACGCTGCAGGAGCCCAATATCACTGTGAGCTCCCACATCATGAAGGATGGGGCCTGCTACATCACTCTGATCTGCTCCCTGCAACAGGCTGCAGACGACGTTCAGTACAGATGGGCGCCCCTCGGCCAGGGGGCAGTGATGTCCCATGGAGGAACCACTCTCCACGTCTCCTGGAGACCGGGGGCCAGCGACAGCTATCGCTGCACAGCCAGCAACCCGGTCAGCCAGAGATACAGCTCCATCCCAGTTGGGCCGCTCTGCTCAG CCTCCTTCCTACCCTGTTCCTGGAAGAAggaatttcttctcattttgatCCTGGGAGCTTTGCAGATTGAGTAG
- the LOC123927755 gene encoding SLAM family member 9-like isoform X2 → MPFKTTMGLSLSGFLLLLGLFTGTGVSGQDPDLVTVTGTLGGSVTLPLQLQAGELVESISWMSRSSSMAIATVTLAEAGGPDTFHQADTRYRGRMSVVRPGYSLQIGNLSWNDAGPYRAHVNLRGSRITRTQEYRLQVHEQLAQPRVTLSSRVGENGHCIFILTCVADRRRGSVTYSWLPLGPRTVVSHGGSVLSVSSGPGDRALTFTCVVKNPVSNSSSLPVSVPSSCPGPGILGGETVGETVTGLLGDLAILPLELPVGQEVERVTWSSGGLAAVMQRGPGGQPVLAAVTQGLSSRRWHALPHSYSLQIRPLKLQDSGLYRAWITLQSSPINITKDFTLRVYGCRRRSVQMGAPRPGGSDVPWRNHSPRLLETGGQRQLSLHSQQPGQPEIQLHPSWAALLSLLPTLFLEEGISSHFDPGSFAD, encoded by the exons ATGCCATTCAAGACGACTATGGGTCTTTCTCTATCAGGGTTCCTGCTCCTGCTTGGTCTTTTCACGG GGACAGGGGTTTCCGGACAGGACCCAGACCTTGTGACGGTAACTGGGACCCTAGGGGGGTCTGTCACTCTGCCTCTGCAGCTACAGGCTGGAGAGCTGGTGGAGAGCATCTCTTGGATGTCCCGTTCCTCCTCCATGGCCATAGCCACCGTAACCTTGGCAGAAGCAGGAGGGCCAGACACCTTccaccaggcagacacccggTACCGGGGTCGTATGAGTGTGGTGAGGCCAGGCTACTCCCTTCAGATCGGCAACCTGAGCTGGAACGACGCGGGGCCCTACCGAGCCCACGTGAACCTGAGGGGCTCCCGCATCACCCGCACCCAGGAGTACCGACTGCAAGTGCACG AGCAGCTGGCCCAGCCCCGTGTCACACTGAGCTCCAGGGTCGGCGAGAATGGACACTGTATCTTCATCCTGACGTGTGTGGCTGACCGCAGAAGAGGCTCTGTGACCTACAGCTGGCTACCTCTGGGACCCCGGACGGTTGTGTCCCATGGAGGGTCTGTCCTCAGTGTTTCCTCAGGGCCCGGGGACAGGGCTCTGACCTTCACCTGTGTGGTCAAGAACCCAGTCAGTAACAGCAGCTCGCTCCCCGTCTCAGTGCCGTCCTCGTGTCCAG GGCCAGGAATCCTGGGAGGGGAGACCGTGGGGGAGACAGTGACCGGTCTCCTCGGGGACTTGGCCATTTTGCCCCTGGAGCTCCCGGTTGGGCAGGAAGTGGAAAGGGTCACCTGGAGCTCTGGAGGGCTTGCTGCCGTGATGCAACGAGGGCCAGGAGGCCAGCCCGTCCTGGCTGCGGTGACTCAGGGACTGAGCAGCAGACGGTGGCATGCCCTCCCCCACAGCTACTCTCTTCAGATCAGGCCCCTGAAGCTGCAGGACTCCGGCCTCTACAGAGCCTGGATCACCCTGCAGAGTTCCCCAATCAACATCACCAAGGATTTCACCCTGCGTGTCTATG GCTGCAGACGACGTTCAGTACAGATGGGCGCCCCTCGGCCAGGGGGCAGTGATGTCCCATGGAGGAACCACTCTCCACGTCTCCTGGAGACCGGGGGCCAGCGACAGCTATCGCTGCACAGCCAGCAACCCGGTCAGCCAGAGATACAGCTCCATCCCAGTTGGGCCGCTCTGCTCAG CCTCCTTCCTACCCTGTTCCTGGAAGAAggaatttcttctcattttgatCCTGGGAGCTTTGCAGATTGA